In one Echinicola marina genomic region, the following are encoded:
- a CDS encoding DNA topoisomerase IV subunit B encodes MAEKNVQYTEDSIKSLDWKEHIRLRPGMYIGKLGDGSAQDDGIYVLVKEILDNSIDEHMMGHGRTIDIKISEHRVEVRDYGRGIPLGKVIDCVSKINTGGKYDSGAFQKSVGLNGVGTKAVNALSEYFKVQSYRDGQTKVAEFNKGELVEDREVVKTSERNGTKIVFSPDPTVFKNYHFIPEYLENQIWNYAFLNAGLNINYNGKKYFSDKGLHDLLDRKIDEDSSRYPIIHLKGNDIEMALTHSNQYGEEYYSFVNGQFTTQGGTHLAAFREALVKAIREFFKKDYDASDIRQSIVGAIAVRVQEPVFESQTKTKLGSQSVGPDGPTLRTFVNDFIKVELDNYLHKNPDTANALLKRILQSERERKEISGIKKLANERAKKANLHNKKLRDCRVHYDDKKADEEAKNDTMLFITEGDSASGSITKSRDVQTQAVFSLRGKPLNCYGMTKKVVYENEEFNLLQHALNIEDSIEGLRYRKIVIATDADVDGMHIRLLIMTYFLQFFPDLVKNGHLYILDTPLFRVRNKKETIYCYSDEERRNAIAKLGNKPEITRFKGLGEISPEEFGGFIGEDIRLEPIILRKETKIADLLSFFMGKNTPKRQTFIIDNLKVEKDVVDEKDSHKPVDEKEIEAA; translated from the coding sequence ATGGCAGAAAAAAACGTACAATACACCGAAGATAGTATCAAGTCCCTGGATTGGAAAGAGCATATCAGGCTCCGTCCCGGGATGTATATTGGTAAGTTAGGAGATGGTAGTGCTCAGGATGATGGGATTTACGTTTTGGTAAAAGAAATCCTTGATAACAGTATTGATGAACATATGATGGGACATGGAAGGACCATTGACATCAAGATCAGTGAGCATAGGGTTGAGGTGAGAGATTATGGACGGGGAATTCCTCTGGGCAAGGTGATTGATTGCGTTTCTAAAATCAATACGGGGGGAAAATATGACTCTGGGGCTTTCCAGAAATCTGTTGGACTAAATGGTGTGGGTACCAAAGCAGTAAACGCCCTGTCTGAATATTTTAAGGTGCAATCGTATAGGGATGGTCAGACCAAGGTGGCTGAGTTCAATAAGGGGGAATTGGTAGAAGATAGGGAAGTGGTAAAGACTTCTGAGCGGAATGGGACAAAGATCGTTTTTTCTCCCGATCCCACTGTTTTTAAAAACTACCATTTTATCCCTGAATACCTAGAAAATCAGATTTGGAACTACGCCTTCCTTAATGCAGGGCTAAATATCAATTATAACGGAAAGAAATATTTTTCTGACAAGGGACTTCATGATCTATTGGACAGGAAAATTGATGAAGATAGCAGCAGGTATCCTATCATTCACCTTAAAGGCAATGATATAGAGATGGCGCTGACCCATTCCAATCAATATGGTGAAGAATATTATTCTTTTGTCAACGGGCAGTTTACTACACAGGGAGGTACGCACTTGGCCGCTTTTAGGGAAGCCCTTGTAAAAGCAATTCGAGAGTTTTTCAAAAAGGATTATGATGCCTCTGATATTAGGCAGAGTATTGTGGGAGCAATTGCTGTAAGGGTTCAAGAGCCAGTTTTTGAATCACAAACCAAGACCAAGCTGGGCTCGCAAAGTGTTGGGCCTGATGGGCCGACCTTAAGAACTTTTGTAAATGACTTTATCAAGGTGGAGCTGGACAATTATCTGCACAAAAATCCTGATACTGCCAATGCTTTGCTCAAAAGAATCTTACAGTCTGAAAGGGAAAGAAAAGAAATTTCAGGTATTAAGAAATTGGCCAATGAGCGGGCAAAAAAGGCTAATCTTCATAATAAAAAATTGAGAGACTGCCGTGTGCATTATGATGATAAAAAGGCGGATGAGGAAGCCAAAAATGACACGATGCTTTTCATAACGGAGGGTGATTCAGCTTCAGGTTCGATAACCAAATCCAGGGATGTACAGACTCAAGCGGTGTTTTCCCTTCGTGGTAAACCTTTGAACTGCTATGGGATGACTAAGAAGGTGGTCTATGAAAACGAGGAATTCAACTTGCTTCAACACGCCCTTAATATTGAAGATAGTATAGAAGGGCTTCGCTACAGGAAAATTGTGATTGCCACGGATGCCGATGTGGATGGAATGCACATTAGGTTACTGATCATGACCTACTTCCTACAGTTCTTTCCTGACTTGGTGAAAAATGGTCATCTGTACATTTTGGACACACCGCTCTTTAGGGTCAGGAATAAAAAAGAAACTATTTATTGTTATTCAGATGAAGAGCGTAGGAATGCCATAGCCAAGCTGGGCAATAAACCGGAAATCACCCGATTTAAGGGATTAGGAGAGATTTCCCCAGAAGAATTTGGTGGATTTATAGGAGAGGATATTCGTTTAGAACCTATTATCCTTAGGAAAGAAACTAAAATAGCAGATTTGTTATCCTTCTTTATGGGCAAAAACACCCCGAAAAGACAGACATTCATCATAGATAACCTGAAGGTGGAAAAGGATGTGGTTGATGAAAAAGACAGTCATAAGCCTGTTGATGAAAAGGAGATTGAAGCGGCCTGA
- a CDS encoding CvfB family protein, whose product MKELGKISTLTINRFTSNGAYLQLSDGDEVLLPQGYLNGDEKEGDEKEVFVYTDSEDRPVAITDRPVALVDEFAVMEVKEVTQFGAFMDWGLPKDLFVPKSEMGKPITEGQKYLVMVCVDYKTNRLIGVSKYQDFMLSDTGVFEEGQEIKGLVFDHTDLGYKILIDQHYEGLVYGNEVFKPIKMGEEITAYIKKKRDDGKLDLQLTPIGRQKYEEGAEKIMAVLADKRFLPLHDKSSPEDIKSSLGMSKKHFKQSIGQLYKSKKIRILDNGIEIVD is encoded by the coding sequence ATGAAAGAATTGGGCAAGATCTCCACATTAACCATCAACCGATTTACAAGTAATGGTGCATACCTGCAATTATCCGATGGCGACGAAGTATTATTACCTCAAGGATACCTCAATGGGGATGAAAAGGAAGGGGATGAAAAAGAGGTTTTTGTCTACACGGATAGTGAAGATAGACCTGTGGCCATAACTGACCGACCTGTGGCATTGGTAGATGAATTTGCAGTAATGGAGGTGAAAGAAGTGACGCAGTTTGGGGCATTTATGGATTGGGGGTTGCCAAAGGACCTTTTTGTGCCTAAATCAGAAATGGGCAAGCCTATTACTGAAGGGCAAAAATACCTGGTAATGGTTTGTGTGGATTACAAAACCAACCGTTTGATCGGGGTTTCTAAGTACCAGGACTTTATGTTATCCGACACCGGTGTGTTTGAAGAGGGCCAAGAAATCAAAGGCTTGGTGTTTGATCATACAGACCTTGGTTATAAGATTTTGATAGACCAGCATTATGAAGGATTGGTCTATGGCAATGAAGTTTTCAAGCCGATTAAGATGGGCGAAGAAATCACTGCGTATATAAAGAAGAAAAGAGATGATGGGAAGTTGGATCTTCAGCTGACGCCAATTGGCCGGCAAAAGTATGAAGAGGGTGCAGAAAAAATCATGGCAGTTTTGGCTGATAAAAGATTCCTGCCGCTGCATGATAAATCATCCCCTGAAGACATCAAGTCAAGTTTGGGGATGAGCAAGAAGCACTTTAAGCAATCTATAGGGCAATTATACAAGAGTAAGAAAATCAGGATCTTAGATAACGGTATCGAAATTGTTGATTAA
- a CDS encoding Hpt domain-containing protein: MNTLFTHTTMYKLINKDVIFQFLGDNPELIKPMMEMVLNNNILDLKNLDQFYDQKNYEEVKLKCHKAKSAMGYVGSSQTKKLLQSIELDVRENFPKHKAELKEHIAILETELKKLLGELDD, from the coding sequence ATGAATACACTGTTTACTCATACCACCATGTACAAGCTGATCAACAAGGATGTAATTTTTCAATTTTTAGGAGATAATCCTGAACTCATCAAGCCCATGATGGAAATGGTGCTCAACAATAATATTTTAGATCTCAAAAACCTAGATCAATTTTATGATCAAAAGAACTATGAAGAGGTTAAACTGAAGTGTCATAAAGCTAAGTCCGCCATGGGCTATGTAGGTTCTTCTCAAACCAAAAAGCTGCTGCAATCCATTGAATTAGATGTAAGGGAAAATTTCCCTAAGCATAAAGCAGAGTTAAAAGAGCACATCGCCATTTTGGAAACGGAACTAAAAAAACTCCTCGGAGAATTAGATGATTAA
- a CDS encoding DNA topoisomerase IV, producing the protein MKYRFAKAFHLLSVFLFIVIFLYIYSALPQQVNYEVGESGQTLKIIDKDTFFYAGIGLFIFLNLVFITPAKMIENKSTLNIKKLFRNGDPFKDNMLTWSYSFAAVMNIGIVIIAFYVHGINGMTEAIGNSSGYGLYLIPVFFVIWIIWLFVIVSKKMSSLKSEA; encoded by the coding sequence ATGAAGTATCGATTTGCCAAAGCATTCCATTTGCTTTCCGTATTCCTATTCATCGTCATTTTCTTGTATATCTATTCAGCCTTACCTCAGCAGGTCAATTATGAGGTGGGAGAGAGTGGACAGACCTTGAAGATTATCGACAAAGACACCTTTTTTTATGCAGGAATAGGTTTGTTTATCTTTTTGAACCTGGTTTTTATAACGCCAGCTAAGATGATAGAAAACAAGTCCACTTTGAATATCAAGAAATTGTTCAGAAACGGTGATCCTTTTAAGGATAATATGTTGACCTGGTCTTATTCCTTTGCAGCAGTAATGAACATAGGCATTGTCATCATCGCCTTTTATGTACATGGAATCAATGGGATGACAGAGGCAATAGGAAATAGTTCTGGATACGGCTTGTATTTAATTCCAGTATTTTTTGTAATATGGATTATATGGCTCTTTGTGATTGTATCAAAAAAGATGAGCAGTCTTAAGTCAGAAGCATAA
- a CDS encoding magnesium transporter CorA family protein has protein sequence MNKFLLSILTLCFILLFSACSSKLDAGKINLENWKNDRYGCKGLRIQDLEELQKIKNTFLEANNQELILTFGRPDRVELLDKSQSFFFYFLEPSDDCGEGHKTEKEPLKVLFRLNAINKVSEVTITTLNP, from the coding sequence ATGAACAAGTTCCTGCTTTCAATCCTAACCTTATGCTTCATCCTTCTTTTCAGCGCATGTTCAAGCAAGCTTGACGCTGGCAAGATCAATTTGGAAAACTGGAAAAATGACCGGTATGGCTGCAAGGGGCTTAGAATACAAGACTTGGAAGAGCTTCAAAAAATCAAAAACACATTTTTGGAAGCTAATAACCAAGAACTTATTCTTACTTTTGGTAGGCCCGACAGGGTAGAGTTATTGGACAAAAGCCAGAGTTTCTTCTTCTATTTTTTAGAGCCATCAGATGACTGTGGTGAGGGCCATAAAACAGAAAAAGAACCCCTAAAGGTTCTCTTTCGCTTAAATGCTATCAATAAAGTGAGTGAGGTGACCATCACCACTTTGAATCCTTAA
- a CDS encoding S9 family peptidase: MKKAYLLFLLFNLSFGFAQAQNSLLSVEKIMQDPKWMGTFPSNIQWAENSAAIYFKYNPEQNPSDSLYKIPVSDLNNISKVNWKTSNKLIPAYGQFNTDKSQKVYTRDAKLFLYNAKEEQEIKLLELSSRISNPIFLKDENIIAFEMENNIFTYELSEGSIQQLTHIKNGNEPTNNNNELSKKDDWLIKENTELLQVIKERESKKELSKAYHEATKNDEPYTFYSGNDRVTNLQISPNGKYVVFNLISPAEKRKNTFVPDFTDVSGYTTELNTRPKVGNEPTEAKMVIYNIEKDTAYTVNTGHLPGITDLPDYTRDYPEREWKKEIRAVIPANPIFSEESQAVINIRSADNKDRWIALLDLDSGELKCLDRQRDEAWIAGPGIGYSFGGGTFGWLPDNTHIYFQSEESGYSHLYLLNTQTGKKKALTKGQFEVFSPKLSNDKQYWYLTTSEVHPGERHFYKMPVMGGKMTQLTSMTGNNQVSLSPDEKHLAILYSNSNQPWELYYKANNPKDNAIKLTNGQSEQFQSYSWKSPELIQFEAKDGATVHARLYKPKQQNNNKAAVIFVHGAGYLQNAHKWWSSYFREYMFHNLLSDLGYTVLDIDYRGSAGYGRDWRTGIYRHMGGKDLSDQVDGAKYLIENEHINPEKIGIYGGSYGGFITLMALFNEPDIFKSGAALRSVTDWAHYNHGYTSNILNEPYNDPIAYKRSSPIYFAEGLKGHLLMAHGMIDTNVHFQDVVRLSQRLIELKKDNWEMAIFPVEDHGFIEPSSWTDEYKRILKLFNETLLD, encoded by the coding sequence ATGAAAAAAGCCTACTTACTATTTCTTTTATTTAACCTCAGCTTTGGTTTTGCACAAGCACAAAACAGCCTCCTATCTGTTGAAAAAATCATGCAGGACCCCAAGTGGATGGGGACATTTCCATCCAATATTCAATGGGCTGAAAACAGTGCTGCGATTTATTTTAAATATAATCCAGAACAAAACCCCTCTGATTCACTTTATAAAATCCCTGTATCAGATTTAAACAATATCAGCAAAGTAAATTGGAAAACTTCCAATAAGCTTATCCCTGCATATGGCCAATTCAATACAGACAAAAGTCAAAAGGTATATACTAGGGATGCCAAGCTATTTTTGTACAATGCCAAAGAAGAACAAGAGATCAAACTTTTGGAGCTAAGCAGTAGAATCTCCAATCCAATTTTTTTGAAAGATGAAAATATTATCGCTTTTGAAATGGAGAATAATATCTTCACCTATGAACTGTCAGAAGGCAGCATCCAACAGCTGACCCATATTAAAAACGGTAATGAACCAACAAATAACAATAACGAACTGTCAAAAAAAGATGATTGGTTGATAAAAGAGAACACCGAACTACTTCAGGTCATCAAAGAAAGGGAAAGCAAAAAAGAGCTAAGCAAAGCCTATCATGAAGCAACCAAAAATGATGAACCATATACTTTCTACTCAGGCAATGACCGAGTAACGAATCTTCAGATTTCCCCCAATGGAAAGTACGTTGTATTTAATCTGATCAGCCCCGCTGAAAAAAGAAAAAATACCTTTGTCCCTGATTTTACCGATGTGTCAGGATATACTACTGAGCTTAACACCAGGCCTAAAGTAGGTAACGAGCCGACTGAAGCTAAAATGGTCATTTACAATATTGAAAAAGATACTGCTTATACTGTTAACACAGGTCACCTTCCAGGGATCACTGATTTACCGGACTATACCAGAGATTATCCTGAGCGAGAATGGAAGAAAGAAATTAGAGCCGTTATTCCGGCTAACCCTATATTTTCAGAAGAAAGTCAAGCCGTGATCAATATCAGATCTGCTGACAATAAAGATCGCTGGATTGCCCTGCTAGATCTTGATTCCGGGGAATTGAAATGTCTGGATAGACAAAGAGATGAAGCTTGGATTGCTGGTCCAGGCATTGGTTATAGCTTTGGAGGTGGCACATTTGGCTGGTTACCTGATAATACCCATATTTATTTTCAGTCTGAAGAAAGTGGCTACTCACACCTTTACCTTCTGAATACTCAAACAGGAAAAAAGAAAGCACTGACCAAGGGTCAATTCGAAGTATTTTCTCCAAAACTTTCCAATGACAAACAATATTGGTACCTCACCACGTCTGAGGTTCATCCAGGGGAAAGGCATTTTTATAAAATGCCGGTAATGGGCGGAAAAATGACCCAATTAACCTCAATGACAGGTAACAACCAAGTCAGCCTCTCCCCTGACGAAAAGCATTTGGCCATATTATACAGCAATAGTAATCAACCTTGGGAACTATACTATAAAGCCAACAATCCAAAGGACAACGCCATCAAACTGACCAATGGTCAATCCGAGCAATTCCAAAGCTATTCATGGAAAAGCCCTGAGTTGATACAGTTTGAGGCCAAGGATGGTGCCACTGTCCATGCAAGGCTATACAAACCAAAACAACAAAACAATAATAAAGCAGCCGTCATCTTTGTACATGGAGCTGGTTATCTTCAAAACGCCCACAAATGGTGGTCAAGCTATTTCCGTGAATATATGTTTCATAACTTATTATCTGATTTAGGATACACCGTTTTGGACATAGATTATAGGGGTAGTGCTGGTTACGGCAGGGATTGGAGGACAGGAATATACAGACACATGGGCGGAAAAGACCTTTCAGATCAAGTAGATGGAGCTAAATACCTGATAGAAAATGAACATATAAACCCTGAAAAAATTGGTATCTATGGAGGAAGCTATGGTGGTTTTATCACACTTATGGCCTTATTCAATGAACCGGATATTTTCAAATCAGGTGCTGCCTTAAGGTCTGTAACTGACTGGGCCCATTATAACCATGGCTATACCTCAAACATTCTCAATGAGCCATACAATGACCCCATTGCCTATAAAAGATCTTCCCCTATTTACTTTGCAGAGGGATTGAAAGGCCACTTACTCATGGCGCATGGTATGATCGATACCAATGTACATTTTCAGGATGTGGTCAGGTTATCCCAAAGACTCATAGAACTCAAAAAAGACAACTGGGAAATGGCCATTTTTCCTGTAGAAGACCATGGTTTCATAGAACCCAGCAGCTGGACAGATGAATACAAAAGAATCTTAAAACTATTTAACGAAACCCTATTGGACTGA
- a CDS encoding DUF7255 family protein has translation MHQLKVNNLIKVLLDQDLKLEEHFLLETNPNLLDEKAQSMLQELYERIGGNGDFICLENLKFDFKIDRFLFLYDDAVHFNRYRLNSFKSNIYDVFTFAWVDAYKRLCRTFERECLKTGLQERIWYGPPIAGKCFGYSEEAGDLSGNGSAGWKLNAYNDAQYDLLSRLHGYKIIRLPMYENIMMGGSLKKLDQLLVNPKEEYSKAIYSWFMRKMI, from the coding sequence TTGCATCAACTTAAAGTAAATAATCTTATTAAGGTTCTGCTTGATCAGGACCTCAAATTGGAAGAACACTTTTTATTGGAAACCAACCCAAATTTACTGGATGAAAAGGCCCAATCCATGCTTCAAGAGCTCTACGAGCGAATTGGGGGAAATGGTGATTTTATCTGTTTGGAGAATTTAAAATTTGACTTTAAGATTGATCGTTTTCTATTTCTTTACGATGATGCAGTTCACTTTAATAGGTATAGGTTAAATTCTTTTAAATCAAATATTTATGATGTTTTTACCTTTGCTTGGGTAGATGCTTATAAACGCCTCTGCAGGACATTTGAAAGGGAGTGTCTCAAGACTGGTTTGCAGGAAAGAATATGGTATGGTCCGCCAATCGCAGGAAAGTGTTTTGGGTATTCTGAAGAGGCGGGCGATCTAAGTGGAAATGGTTCTGCAGGTTGGAAATTGAACGCTTATAACGACGCCCAGTATGATTTGCTGAGCAGGCTGCATGGATATAAAATCATCCGCTTACCCATGTATGAAAATATCATGATGGGCGGAAGCCTCAAAAAACTTGACCAGCTATTGGTCAATCCCAAAGAAGAGTATTCCAAGGCGATTTATTCTTGGTTCATGCGAAAAATGATTTGA
- a CDS encoding arsenate reductase family protein has protein sequence MKMHPSELFFYFIPSHPIDKQARAYARSVSRYVNEIDIEKERITTTGWRTILEKLKLRPKDLLNRAHPDYQSLIAGKTWDDESWLNILVKYPYLIKAPIAIKREKAVLCTKPMEILKLS, from the coding sequence ATGAAAATGCACCCTAGCGAATTATTCTTCTATTTCATCCCTTCTCACCCTATTGACAAACAGGCCAGGGCCTATGCCCGTTCTGTCTCCAGATACGTCAATGAAATCGATATTGAAAAAGAACGTATCACCACTACGGGCTGGAGAACCATTTTGGAAAAATTGAAACTTCGCCCTAAAGACTTACTCAACCGAGCTCACCCTGACTACCAAAGCCTCATCGCTGGCAAAACTTGGGATGATGAAAGCTGGTTAAATATTTTGGTTAAATACCCTTATTTGATCAAAGCTCCAATTGCCATTAAAAGGGAAAAGGCCGTGTTGTGCACCAAACCGATGGAAATTCTTAAATTGAGTTAA
- a CDS encoding YkgJ family cysteine cluster protein, protein MDLENFKNKARSEYANHKKLKGRLRKIKPKTLDQKFSDAHDEQFEQIDCLECANCCKTTSPIFIQTDIDRLAKVFRMKSSEFIDTYLHRDEEGDFVLNSSPCPFLGEDNKCFVYESRPKACREYPHTNRKNIHGILNLTLKNTMICPAVHGIFQVFLKDFRK, encoded by the coding sequence ATGGATTTAGAAAATTTTAAAAATAAGGCCCGGAGTGAATATGCTAATCACAAAAAACTCAAGGGAAGATTAAGAAAAATAAAACCCAAGACCCTTGATCAAAAATTTTCTGATGCCCATGATGAGCAATTTGAGCAAATTGATTGTTTGGAATGTGCGAACTGCTGCAAGACTACGAGTCCTATTTTCATACAGACTGATATTGATAGGTTAGCCAAGGTCTTCAGGATGAAGTCATCCGAATTCATAGATACTTACCTGCATCGGGATGAGGAGGGGGATTTTGTGCTGAACAGTTCTCCCTGTCCGTTTTTGGGAGAAGACAATAAATGTTTTGTATATGAATCTAGGCCAAAGGCCTGTAGGGAATATCCTCATACCAATAGAAAAAATATACATGGGATACTGAACCTGACATTGAAAAATACGATGATTTGCCCTGCCGTTCATGGAATCTTTCAAGTCTTTTTAAAAGATTTTAGGAAGTAA
- a CDS encoding deoxynucleoside kinase, with protein MHIAVSGNIGSGKSSLASMLGKHFNWHVNHEDVDDNPYLLDFYEDMHKWAFHLQVYFLNSRFNQIKEILASKKTTIQDRTIYEDAYIFAANLNQSGYLNNRDYHNYLQLFHSMMHYIQAPDLLIYLKADIPKLVSQIQKRGRSYEANISIKYLKNLNNHYENWIKTYDKGKILIIDVNDLDFVSKKEDFSQVLNLVDREINGLFA; from the coding sequence ATGCATATTGCTGTCTCTGGAAATATAGGTAGTGGCAAATCCAGCCTGGCAAGTATGCTGGGCAAGCATTTCAACTGGCATGTCAACCATGAAGACGTAGATGATAATCCCTATCTACTGGACTTCTACGAGGACATGCACAAATGGGCATTTCATCTTCAGGTTTATTTCCTCAATAGTCGATTTAATCAGATCAAAGAGATTCTAGCCAGCAAAAAGACCACCATACAGGACCGCACCATTTATGAAGATGCCTATATTTTTGCGGCCAACCTCAATCAATCTGGTTACCTGAATAACCGAGATTACCATAACTACCTACAGCTCTTCCATTCAATGATGCACTATATCCAAGCTCCAGATTTATTGATTTACCTCAAAGCAGATATCCCCAAACTGGTCAGTCAAATACAGAAAAGAGGCCGATCCTATGAAGCAAATATCAGCATCAAATACCTCAAAAACCTCAACAACCATTATGAAAACTGGATTAAAACCTATGACAAGGGGAAAATACTGATTATTGATGTCAATGATTTGGATTTTGTATCAAAAAAAGAAGATTTCAGTCAGGTGCTTAATTTGGTGGACCGCGAAATCAATGGTTTATTTGCCTAA
- a CDS encoding ROK family protein: MNNQQEHFLGVDVGGTHLKIGKVNLQGEIVSFDKEDTSPYKNDPKGFNACFVDVIGKYLSKYPDVHKVGIGLPGLINKERTTTLEIPAIPNLDGFNLKQSLLDKYPDKSFFLENDASAAAVGEFKFASSKPSPNFLFITMGTGIGSAAVIDGKIFKGARGNAMEMGHMMSRGNARLETLIGRNGILTILERMIHAYPEKAGVLRDKELGTHLLVDTALAGNEVSLMTFEEVGNILGEAIVSTVRILDVTEIYFGGGISAGLEFMMPALDKTVRQYLTPYYVNELKLSKATLGNNAGTLGAAALCF, from the coding sequence ATGAATAATCAACAAGAACACTTTCTAGGTGTAGATGTGGGTGGAACACACCTTAAAATTGGCAAGGTAAACTTGCAAGGAGAAATTGTTTCCTTTGATAAAGAAGATACCAGTCCATATAAAAATGACCCAAAAGGGTTCAATGCTTGTTTCGTAGATGTAATTGGAAAGTATCTTTCCAAATATCCAGATGTCCATAAAGTGGGTATAGGACTACCAGGCCTGATCAATAAGGAGAGAACCACCACGCTTGAAATTCCAGCCATTCCAAATTTGGATGGATTTAACTTAAAGCAATCTCTTTTGGATAAATATCCAGATAAGTCCTTTTTCCTAGAAAATGATGCGAGTGCTGCTGCGGTGGGTGAATTTAAATTTGCATCTTCCAAACCATCTCCTAACTTCCTCTTCATCACGATGGGAACAGGTATTGGTAGTGCTGCAGTGATTGATGGAAAGATCTTTAAGGGAGCTAGAGGAAATGCCATGGAAATGGGGCATATGATGTCTCGTGGTAATGCCCGACTAGAGACTTTAATCGGAAGAAATGGCATTTTGACCATTTTGGAAAGAATGATCCATGCCTATCCTGAAAAGGCAGGAGTGCTTCGTGACAAGGAATTGGGAACACATTTATTGGTGGACACAGCCCTTGCAGGCAATGAAGTGTCATTGATGACTTTTGAAGAAGTAGGTAATATTTTGGGAGAAGCTATTGTTTCTACAGTAAGAATACTTGATGTAACAGAGATTTACTTTGGAGGTGGAATATCTGCAGGCTTGGAGTTTATGATGCCAGCTTTGGATAAGACGGTGAGACAGTATCTTACACCGTATTATGTCAATGAGTTAAAGCTTTCTAAAGCCACCTTAGGAAATAATGCAGGAACACTCGGAGCCGCGGCCCTTTGTTTTTGA
- a CDS encoding 3-hydroxyacyl-CoA dehydrogenase family protein has protein sequence MVKVSVVGAGTMGNGIAHVFAQFGHKVALIDSSEKALEMAMGTIAQNLDRQIAKEKIDPQEKEEILSRIRTYSDLELGISKSDLVVEAATENLSVKLELFKKLDQYCPKETILASNTSSISITQIASATARPNKVIGMHFMNPVPVMPLVEVIRGYSTSHETTHQIMSLSKSLEKTPVEVNDYPGFVSNRILMPMINEAIYSLYEGVAGVQEIDTVLKMGMAHPMGPLQLADFIGLDVCLSILKVLYEGLGNPKYAPCPLLVNMVAAGHKGVKSGVGFYKHELGSKEIQVAERFQN, from the coding sequence ATGGTAAAAGTTTCTGTAGTTGGTGCTGGCACAATGGGTAACGGTATAGCGCATGTTTTCGCCCAATTTGGACATAAAGTAGCCCTTATAGACAGCAGTGAAAAAGCGCTTGAAATGGCCATGGGCACCATTGCCCAAAACCTAGATAGGCAAATTGCCAAAGAAAAAATTGACCCTCAGGAAAAGGAAGAAATTCTTTCAAGAATCCGCACTTATTCTGATTTGGAATTAGGGATAAGTAAATCAGATTTAGTGGTGGAAGCGGCCACTGAAAATCTATCTGTAAAACTGGAGCTTTTTAAAAAACTGGACCAATATTGTCCTAAAGAAACCATCCTGGCTTCCAATACTTCTTCCATCTCCATTACCCAAATCGCCTCAGCTACAGCCAGGCCAAATAAGGTAATAGGAATGCATTTCATGAATCCTGTTCCGGTGATGCCATTGGTAGAGGTCATCAGGGGCTACAGCACTTCCCATGAAACCACCCACCAAATCATGTCCCTCTCTAAAAGCCTTGAAAAAACACCCGTCGAAGTCAATGATTATCCGGGCTTTGTATCCAATAGAATATTAATGCCCATGATCAATGAGGCCATTTATTCACTATATGAAGGCGTCGCAGGAGTACAGGAAATTGACACGGTTTTAAAAATGGGCATGGCTCATCCCATGGGACCTTTGCAGCTGGCTGATTTTATAGGTTTGGATGTGTGCCTCTCTATACTAAAGGTACTCTATGAAGGCTTGGGCAACCCCAAATATGCCCCTTGTCCATTACTGGTCAATATGGTCGCAGCTGGCCACAAGGGAGTAAAAAGCGGTGTGGGTTTTTATAAACATGAACTGGGCTCCAAGGAGATACAGGTTGCAGAACGCTTTCAAAACTAA